The following proteins are co-located in the Micromonospora coriariae genome:
- a CDS encoding CapA family protein, whose translation MYAPEPLTPRPRRRVALGLAALLAALLVAGCADSAEAPVWQPGAGGGGTGAPVATAGPKGSGGPTTSGGAISLSATGDIIMGNAPNRLPAAGGKGFFNSVTGALKADLVMGNLEEPLTVDTGTGKCGVNSTRCFQFRAPPEYAAHLRDAGFDVLNQANNHGYDYGPKGYRNTQQALEKYDLEHTGAPDQITVVDVKGVKVAVAGFSSYVWSNSLVDITKAKAVVAKAATMADLVVVQVHMGGEGVEKTRVKPGTEMFLGENRGDPVKFSHAMIDAGADLIVGHGPHVLRGMEFYRGRLIAYSLGNFAGGGNSLSNDGRLGWGGVLKVSLKPDGTWAGGSFASTYMNSAGKPTMDPDDRGLGLVTELSRSDFPKGGARLDGQGKISAPTGG comes from the coding sequence ATGTACGCTCCCGAGCCCCTCACCCCCCGCCCGCGCCGCCGCGTGGCCCTCGGCCTCGCCGCGCTGCTGGCCGCCCTGCTCGTCGCCGGCTGTGCGGACTCCGCGGAGGCGCCCGTCTGGCAGCCGGGTGCCGGCGGCGGTGGCACCGGCGCGCCGGTGGCGACGGCCGGCCCGAAGGGCAGCGGCGGCCCGACGACCTCCGGCGGCGCCATCTCGCTCTCCGCCACCGGCGACATCATCATGGGCAACGCGCCGAACCGGCTGCCCGCCGCCGGCGGGAAGGGCTTCTTCAACTCGGTCACCGGGGCGCTCAAGGCCGACCTGGTGATGGGCAACCTGGAGGAGCCGCTGACGGTGGACACCGGCACCGGCAAGTGCGGGGTCAACTCCACCCGCTGCTTCCAGTTCCGCGCCCCACCGGAGTACGCCGCGCACCTGCGGGACGCCGGCTTCGACGTGCTCAACCAGGCCAACAACCACGGCTACGACTACGGGCCGAAGGGTTACCGGAACACCCAGCAGGCGCTGGAGAAGTACGACCTGGAGCACACCGGCGCCCCCGACCAGATCACCGTGGTCGACGTCAAGGGCGTCAAGGTCGCCGTGGCCGGCTTCTCGTCGTACGTCTGGTCCAACAGCCTGGTCGACATCACCAAGGCGAAGGCGGTGGTCGCCAAGGCCGCCACGATGGCGGACCTGGTCGTGGTGCAGGTGCACATGGGTGGCGAGGGCGTCGAGAAGACCCGCGTGAAGCCGGGCACCGAGATGTTCCTGGGCGAGAACCGGGGCGACCCGGTCAAGTTCTCGCACGCCATGATCGACGCCGGCGCGGATCTGATCGTCGGGCACGGGCCGCACGTGCTGCGCGGCATGGAGTTCTACCGGGGTCGGCTGATCGCGTACAGCCTGGGCAACTTCGCCGGTGGGGGCAACTCGCTGAGCAACGACGGCCGGCTCGGCTGGGGCGGTGTGCTCAAGGTGTCGCTGAAGCCGGACGGCACGTGGGCCGGTGGCTCGTTCGCCTCGACGTACATGAACTCCGCAGGCAAGCCGACGATGGACCCGGACGACCGGGGCCTGGGCCTGGTCACCGAGCTGAGCCGCAGCGACTTTCCCAAGGGCGGCGCCCGGTTGGACGGGCAGGGCAAGATCTCCGCGCCGACCGGCGGTTGA
- the nth gene encoding endonuclease III, with product MTSSPPGASETDLGRKRRARKIGRVLAETHPDAHCELDHSTPLELAVATILSAQCTDKKVNEVTPKLFARYPTAAAYAGADRGEMEELIRPTGFYRNKTDSLLKLGQALLDRYDGQVPGRLVDLVTLPGIGRKTANVILGNAFDVPGITVDTHFQRLVHRWRLTTETDPVKIEHAVGALYDKRDWTMLSHRIIFHGRRVCHARKPACGACTLARLCPSYGTGPTEPAAAAKLLKGPRARDLAAAAGVDPELVPAQAVAAEVP from the coding sequence GTGACCAGTAGCCCTCCCGGTGCCAGCGAGACCGACCTCGGGCGCAAACGGCGTGCCCGAAAGATCGGCCGGGTGCTGGCCGAGACACACCCCGACGCGCACTGTGAGCTGGACCATTCCACCCCGCTGGAGCTGGCCGTCGCCACCATCCTCTCCGCGCAGTGCACGGACAAGAAGGTCAACGAGGTCACTCCGAAGCTCTTCGCCCGCTACCCGACCGCCGCGGCGTACGCAGGCGCGGACCGGGGCGAGATGGAGGAGCTGATCCGGCCCACCGGCTTCTACCGCAACAAGACCGACTCACTGCTCAAGCTCGGTCAGGCCCTCCTCGACCGGTACGACGGCCAGGTCCCCGGCCGGCTCGTCGACCTGGTCACGCTGCCCGGGATCGGCCGCAAGACCGCCAACGTGATCCTGGGCAACGCCTTCGACGTCCCCGGCATCACCGTCGACACGCACTTCCAGCGGCTGGTCCACCGGTGGCGGCTGACCACCGAGACCGACCCGGTCAAGATCGAGCACGCGGTCGGCGCGCTGTACGACAAGCGCGACTGGACAATGCTGTCGCACCGGATCATCTTCCACGGGCGACGGGTCTGCCATGCCCGCAAGCCGGCCTGCGGCGCGTGCACGCTGGCCAGGCTCTGCCCCTCGTACGGCACCGGGCCGACCGAGCCGGCCGCCGCCGCCAAGCTGCTCAAGGGGCCCCGGGCGCGCGACCTCGCGGCGGCCGCCGGCGTCGACCCGGAGCTGGTGCCCGCCCAGGCGGTTGCCGCGGAGGTGCCGTGA
- a CDS encoding TlpA family protein disulfide reductase produces MNRRLALLVLPLLLLVVAGCTTGADDAPVPRATAAERPSPFRDCAALSTAPTAGAATAAPATGGELLPELSLACFTGGAPVAVRDVAGPAVINVWASWCPPCRKELPAFQRLSERAAGRLQVVGVNSRDSRSGAQSIGEDFGVRFPILVDQGEALQRALNRNAIPLTLFVDAQGRIRHIDATGALDDARLAELVRQHLGLAVSA; encoded by the coding sequence GTGAACCGGCGCCTCGCCCTGCTGGTCCTGCCGCTGCTGCTGCTCGTCGTCGCCGGGTGCACCACCGGCGCGGACGACGCCCCCGTGCCCAGGGCGACCGCCGCCGAGCGCCCGTCGCCGTTTCGGGACTGCGCCGCGCTGAGCACGGCACCCACGGCGGGCGCGGCCACGGCGGCACCCGCCACCGGCGGGGAGTTGCTGCCGGAGCTGAGCCTGGCCTGCTTCACCGGCGGCGCTCCCGTCGCGGTGCGGGACGTGGCCGGGCCGGCTGTGATCAACGTGTGGGCGTCCTGGTGTCCGCCGTGCCGCAAGGAACTGCCCGCCTTCCAGCGGCTCAGCGAGCGCGCCGCCGGCCGGCTCCAGGTGGTCGGGGTGAACAGCCGGGACAGCCGAAGCGGCGCCCAGTCGATCGGCGAGGATTTCGGCGTCCGGTTCCCGATCCTGGTCGACCAGGGTGAGGCGCTGCAACGGGCGCTGAACCGCAACGCCATCCCGCTGACCCTCTTCGTCGACGCGCAGGGCCGGATCCGGCACATCGACGCCACCGGCGCGCTCGACGACGCCCGACTCGCCGAGCTGGTCCGTCAGCACCTCGGCCTGGCGGTGTCGGCGTGA
- a CDS encoding NUDIX hydrolase — protein MTRRPPEWIEPLLARLGTARAEDFTRLTTPAQGGRESAVLVLLGEQPGAGPDVLVLQRAATLRNHAGQPAFPGGAADPEDTDVRATALREANEEVGLDPASVTVLAELPKLWIPVSDFVVTPVLAWWHDPHPVHPREPAEVAHVARLPVSELVDPANRLRVRHPSGWIGPAFSARGMLVWGFTAGVLATLLEMGGWARPWPRGRVVELPPTGATPAPSAGTDDADETALR, from the coding sequence GTGACCCGCCGCCCGCCGGAGTGGATCGAGCCGCTGCTGGCCCGGCTGGGCACCGCCCGTGCGGAGGACTTCACCCGACTGACCACCCCGGCCCAGGGCGGCCGGGAGAGCGCCGTGCTTGTGCTGCTCGGCGAGCAGCCCGGCGCCGGCCCCGACGTGCTCGTGCTGCAGCGCGCCGCCACCCTGCGCAACCACGCTGGTCAGCCGGCCTTTCCCGGTGGCGCAGCCGACCCCGAGGACACCGACGTCCGCGCCACCGCGCTGCGCGAGGCGAACGAGGAGGTCGGCCTCGACCCGGCGAGCGTGACAGTGCTGGCCGAGCTGCCAAAGCTGTGGATCCCGGTCAGCGATTTCGTGGTCACCCCGGTGCTGGCCTGGTGGCACGACCCGCACCCGGTGCACCCCCGGGAGCCCGCCGAGGTGGCGCACGTGGCCCGGCTGCCAGTCAGCGAGCTGGTCGACCCGGCCAACCGGCTGCGGGTCCGCCACCCCAGCGGCTGGATCGGGCCGGCGTTCTCGGCGCGCGGCATGCTGGTCTGGGGGTTCACCGCCGGGGTGCTGGCCACCCTGCTGGAGATGGGCGGCTGGGCCCGCCCGTGGCCGCGTGGCCGGGTCGTCGAGCTGCCGCCGACCGGTGCGACGCCGGCACCCTCGGCCGGCACCGACGACGCCGACGAGACCGCCCTGCGCTGA
- a CDS encoding MarP family serine protease: protein MSVVDLVLLLLMLVFAISGYRQGFVIGILSLSGFFLGLLLGLQLGPLFARQFVDPGIRVLISLVAVFGLAVVGQALAGWLGSHLRKTITSEVGKQVDDVGGAFVSLFAVLLLAWLVAVPLGSSSVPWLAASVRNSALITVVNQVLPEQAHELSTALRDTVDTDGFPDVFGDLAPTRARQVEPPDPALAGSQVVVNGQRSVVKVLGSAPGCSRRIEGSGFVYADDRVMTNAHVVAGTRSVSVELGGDRYDGEVVVYDPDRDLAVLLVPGLPGPSLRFAAGNAGSGTDAIVLGFPLDGPYNAQSARVRDVDRITGPDIYASGDVNREIYTIRALVRSGNSGGPLVSANGLVLGVIFAAAADDPNTGFAVTAAEARPVALAGAERNRRVGTGECT, encoded by the coding sequence GTGTCCGTCGTGGATCTCGTCCTGCTGCTGCTCATGCTCGTGTTCGCGATCAGCGGATACCGCCAGGGCTTCGTCATCGGAATCCTGTCGCTCTCCGGCTTCTTCCTGGGGCTGCTGCTGGGCCTCCAGCTCGGGCCGCTGTTCGCCCGGCAGTTCGTGGACCCTGGCATCCGGGTGCTGATCTCGCTCGTGGCGGTCTTCGGGCTGGCCGTGGTCGGGCAGGCGCTCGCCGGCTGGCTCGGCTCGCACCTGCGCAAGACGATCACCAGTGAGGTCGGCAAGCAGGTCGACGACGTCGGCGGGGCGTTCGTCTCGCTCTTCGCGGTGCTCCTGCTCGCCTGGCTGGTCGCCGTGCCGCTCGGCTCGTCCTCGGTGCCCTGGCTCGCCGCCTCGGTACGCAACAGCGCGCTGATCACCGTGGTGAACCAGGTCCTACCGGAACAGGCCCACGAGCTCTCCACCGCGCTGCGGGACACCGTCGACACCGACGGATTCCCGGACGTCTTCGGTGACCTCGCACCAACCCGGGCCCGGCAGGTCGAACCTCCCGACCCGGCGTTGGCCGGCTCCCAGGTGGTGGTGAACGGCCAGCGGTCGGTGGTCAAGGTGCTCGGCTCCGCGCCCGGCTGCTCGCGCCGGATCGAGGGTTCCGGCTTCGTGTACGCCGACGACCGGGTCATGACCAACGCGCACGTGGTGGCCGGCACCCGCTCGGTGTCGGTGGAACTGGGTGGCGACCGGTACGACGGCGAGGTGGTGGTCTACGACCCGGACCGGGACCTGGCCGTGCTTCTCGTACCAGGGCTGCCCGGCCCGTCGCTGCGGTTCGCGGCCGGCAACGCCGGCAGCGGTACGGACGCCATCGTGCTCGGCTTCCCGCTCGACGGCCCGTACAACGCGCAGTCGGCGCGTGTGCGCGACGTCGACCGGATCACCGGGCCGGACATCTACGCCTCCGGGGACGTCAACCGGGAGATCTACACGATCCGGGCGTTGGTCCGCAGCGGCAACTCCGGCGGACCGCTGGTATCCGCCAACGGCCTGGTGCTCGGCGTCATCTTCGCGGCGGCGGCCGACGACCCGAACACCGGCTTCGCGGTGACCGCCGCCGAGGCGCGCCCGGTGGCGCTGGCCGGCGCGGAACGCAACCGGCGCGTCGGCACCGGCGAGTGCACCTGA
- a CDS encoding phosphatase PAP2 family protein — MSTPGPRTLARATHPSWWRRRLDPDHSLGLRLTLAAAAAFLVLVPFALLALLVLGGWAPLHRLDATATDALHGYALDHPAWVALMRVWTEVFAPMPLRAVALLVVIWLLRRGARRLALWVTTTMVVGGLIGPLLKLLVGRDRPDLLDPVARAAGYAFPSGHALNATLAAGVLLVVVLPYAGRWRVALWVTAVLVAALTGLSRVALGVHWASDVLGGWLLGAAVVAATTAAFTGWRSRSDLPRS, encoded by the coding sequence ATGAGCACGCCCGGCCCGCGCACCCTGGCCCGCGCCACCCACCCGTCCTGGTGGCGCCGCCGACTCGACCCGGATCATTCGCTGGGCCTGCGGCTGACCCTGGCCGCGGCGGCGGCGTTCCTGGTGCTTGTGCCGTTCGCGCTGCTCGCCCTGCTGGTGCTCGGGGGCTGGGCGCCTCTGCACCGGCTGGACGCGACGGCCACCGACGCGCTGCACGGCTACGCGCTCGACCATCCGGCCTGGGTCGCGCTGATGCGGGTCTGGACCGAGGTGTTCGCGCCGATGCCGCTGCGGGCCGTCGCCCTGCTCGTGGTGATCTGGCTGCTACGCCGGGGAGCCCGCCGGCTGGCCCTGTGGGTGACCACCACCATGGTGGTGGGCGGGTTGATCGGCCCCCTGCTCAAGCTGCTCGTCGGCCGCGACCGGCCGGACCTGCTCGACCCGGTTGCCCGGGCCGCCGGGTACGCGTTCCCCTCCGGGCACGCGCTTAACGCCACCCTGGCGGCCGGGGTGCTGCTGGTGGTGGTCCTGCCGTACGCCGGGCGGTGGCGGGTCGCGCTCTGGGTCACCGCGGTGCTGGTCGCCGCGCTGACCGGCCTGAGCCGGGTGGCACTCGGCGTGCACTGGGCCAGCGACGTGCTGGGCGGGTGGCTGCTGGGTGCGGCGGTGGTCGCGGCGACCACCGCGGCGTTCACCGGTTGGCGGTCACGCAGCGATCTCCCTCGTAGCTGA
- the mycP gene encoding type VII secretion-associated serine protease mycosin, with protein MAEDVTGVRHSCPAAARRATGRVLLGVVAVLAVVAPAAAPVAAPATGGQLAGAPVVFAPGDSVSRTDQVRDEQWQLDELRAETAWRSSTGRGVTVAVIDSGVDARHPDLAGQVLSGVDLVGPDGGAGPDPVGHGTTVAGLIAGRKDDKRGVVGLAPDARILPVRVLDDENRYDDALIVAQGVRWAVDHGASVINLSLGGSGDSPALAAALDYAFARDVVVVACTGNLATSSNSKVWYPAREPGVIAVAGLERSSDNLWSGSITGRATVLTAPATGLVGAKSPDGYWRVQGTSFAAPLVTATAALVRSRYPRMPAGEVVNRLLATARDLGPTGRDDRFGYGAVDPVAALTAQVPPVTANPLDDQTSPGVVGFGPAPGSADNDPVTGAGSDPLGLTAPRQQTRWTARAAGGQADSAPERLWTGAALLVALITGAALMVRRFRQRAR; from the coding sequence ATGGCTGAGGATGTGACTGGGGTTCGGCACAGCTGTCCGGCAGCGGCCCGACGGGCAACCGGCCGGGTGCTGCTCGGTGTGGTGGCGGTGCTCGCCGTCGTGGCCCCCGCCGCCGCGCCCGTCGCCGCGCCCGCCACCGGCGGACAGCTCGCCGGCGCACCTGTGGTGTTCGCCCCCGGTGACAGCGTGAGCCGCACCGACCAGGTCCGCGACGAGCAGTGGCAGCTCGACGAGCTGCGTGCCGAGACAGCCTGGCGCAGCTCGACCGGGCGGGGTGTGACAGTCGCGGTGATCGACTCCGGAGTGGACGCCCGGCATCCCGACCTGGCCGGCCAGGTGCTGTCCGGCGTCGATCTGGTCGGCCCTGACGGCGGCGCCGGGCCGGATCCGGTGGGGCACGGCACCACCGTCGCCGGCCTGATCGCTGGTCGGAAGGACGACAAGCGGGGCGTGGTCGGCCTGGCGCCGGACGCCCGGATCCTGCCGGTGCGCGTGCTCGACGACGAGAACCGCTACGACGACGCGTTGATCGTCGCCCAGGGTGTGCGTTGGGCGGTCGACCATGGCGCCAGCGTGATCAACCTGTCGCTGGGCGGCAGCGGCGACAGCCCCGCCCTGGCCGCGGCGTTGGACTACGCGTTCGCCCGGGACGTGGTGGTGGTCGCCTGCACCGGCAACCTGGCCACCTCCAGCAACTCCAAGGTCTGGTATCCGGCGCGCGAACCGGGCGTGATCGCGGTCGCCGGCCTGGAACGCAGCAGCGACAATCTCTGGTCCGGTTCGATCACCGGGCGGGCGACGGTGCTGACCGCACCCGCCACCGGGCTGGTCGGCGCCAAGTCCCCGGACGGGTACTGGCGGGTGCAGGGCACCAGCTTCGCCGCGCCGCTGGTGACCGCCACCGCCGCGCTGGTGCGGTCCCGCTATCCGCGGATGCCGGCCGGCGAGGTGGTCAACCGGCTGCTGGCCACCGCGCGCGACCTCGGCCCGACCGGGCGGGACGACCGCTTCGGGTACGGGGCGGTGGACCCGGTGGCCGCGCTGACCGCACAGGTCCCCCCGGTGACCGCCAACCCGTTGGACGACCAGACGTCGCCGGGCGTGGTCGGCTTCGGCCCGGCCCCCGGTTCCGCCGACAACGACCCGGTGACCGGCGCCGGCAGCGACCCGCTCGGTCTCACCGCCCCCCGGCAGCAGACCCGGTGGACGGCCCGGGCGGCGGGCGGGCAGGCCGATTCGGCGCCGGAGCGGCTGTGGACCGGGGCCGCGCTCCTCGTCGCCCTGATCACCGGCGCGGCGTTGATGGTGCGGCGGTTCCGTCAGCGGGCCCGCTGA
- the eccCa gene encoding type VII secretion protein EccCa encodes MSTVVIKRPPRRPAPEIPAGELPVEAPPEIPAVTGGRWQQMLMLLPMLGGTVAMAMMFGRGGGAYSYVVGGMFGLSSLAMLVTSWGSASGTPKKSEMMAARREYLRHLATLRRRVRQTVERQRAGLYYRHPDPGRLWSTVDSHRVWERRPADPDFAVVRVAVGPQTLATPLVPPVTRPLEELEPMTAGALRRFLDAYSVVPDLPVALSLRSFARVYVRAGGRSASGPATNGPPTGDQAAQALVRAVLTQLAVFHAPDELLVAICAGPERRAVWEWVKWLPHAHHPGRTDALGPVRLVSSSAAELERLLGDVLTSRSRFSPAGPATDGPHVVVVLDGGDLTGATDLTGDGGIDAVTILDLDTPPPRLLDRYALLLELRGRRLHSWSLEGHAEVGTADQLDPADAEAVARRVAPLRLAGAARGPDAPLQAELGLPELLGLGDPESFTAEQGWTPRSARDRLRVPIGVGADGGAIELDLKESAQDGMGPHGLLIGATGSGKSELLRTLVLGLAVTHSSEQLNFVLVDFKGGATFASFDRLPHTAAVITNLADALPLVDRMVDAINGELIRRQELLRRAGNFASVRDYERARAAGSPLAPLPSLLLICDEFSELLSAKPDFIDLFVQIGRLGRSLGVHLLLASQRLEEGRLRGLDTHLSYRIGLRTFSALESRTVLGVPDAHELPRSPGHGYLRAGTDPLARFRAAYVSGPVRRRATPTGATGGGGARLLAFTTHVVPVAEPVSSTAPVVAEEESGRETLIDLLVDRLVGQGPPAHQVWLPPLGQPPALDDLLGPVEMDPARGLTVGNPELHGALGVPVAVVDRPLEQRRDLLWLALDGAAGHVAVVGAPQSGKSTALRTLICALALTHTPAEVQIYCLDFGGGGLAALRDLPHVGGVTGRADPTAVRRTVGEMTTLLADRERRFAELGVESMAAYRQRRAAAGAASQPGADPFGDVFLVIDGWTTVRGEYDDLEPLVTELATRGLSYGLHVVATALRWLDFRPAIRDLFGSRLELRLGDPADSLVARRAAANVPERSGRGVTAESLHFLTALPQLAAGSGDTADLVKQVAGSWSGRPAPRVRLLPPVLPYAELDLAATTGLRLPIGIAEADLRPVVLDFAIEPHFVVFGDAECGKSSFLRALATSIITRFTPEQARVILVDYRRSLLGAIETPHLIGYGTAAAHTADLVESAAGYLERRAPGPEVTPQQLRDRSWWSGPELFVLVDDYDLVAAGPANPLRALEEHLPHARDVGLHLVLARRSGGAGRAQYESIVQRLRELSTAGLVMAGSPEEGALVGPVRPGPLPPGRGRLVTRREGVRLVQLAQLPPP; translated from the coding sequence GTGTCCACAGTCGTCATCAAGCGTCCGCCTCGGCGGCCGGCGCCGGAGATCCCGGCAGGTGAGCTACCGGTCGAGGCACCGCCGGAGATCCCCGCGGTGACCGGTGGACGGTGGCAGCAGATGCTCATGCTGCTGCCCATGCTCGGCGGCACTGTGGCGATGGCGATGATGTTCGGCCGCGGCGGCGGCGCCTACTCGTACGTGGTGGGCGGGATGTTCGGGCTCTCCTCGTTGGCGATGCTGGTGACCTCCTGGGGCAGCGCCTCGGGCACCCCCAAGAAGTCCGAGATGATGGCTGCCCGCCGGGAGTACCTGCGCCACCTGGCCACGCTGCGCCGCCGGGTCCGGCAGACCGTCGAGCGGCAGCGGGCCGGGCTCTACTACCGGCACCCGGACCCGGGTCGACTGTGGTCGACGGTGGACAGCCACCGGGTCTGGGAGCGGCGTCCCGCCGACCCGGACTTCGCGGTGGTCCGGGTCGCCGTCGGTCCGCAGACGCTGGCCACCCCACTCGTCCCACCGGTCACCCGACCGCTGGAGGAGCTGGAACCGATGACCGCCGGCGCGCTGCGCCGCTTTCTGGACGCGTACTCCGTGGTGCCGGACCTGCCGGTGGCGCTGTCGCTGCGCAGCTTCGCCCGGGTGTACGTGCGGGCCGGCGGCCGTTCCGCCAGCGGCCCGGCCACCAACGGTCCGCCCACCGGTGACCAGGCCGCACAGGCGCTGGTCCGGGCGGTGCTGACCCAGTTGGCCGTCTTCCACGCGCCCGACGAGCTGCTGGTCGCGATCTGCGCCGGGCCGGAACGCCGGGCCGTCTGGGAGTGGGTGAAGTGGCTCCCGCACGCCCACCATCCCGGCCGCACCGACGCGCTCGGCCCGGTCCGGCTGGTCAGCAGCTCCGCCGCCGAGCTGGAACGACTGCTCGGAGACGTGCTGACCAGCCGGTCCCGGTTCAGCCCGGCCGGCCCGGCCACCGACGGCCCGCACGTGGTGGTGGTCCTCGACGGGGGCGACCTGACCGGTGCCACCGACCTGACCGGCGACGGCGGCATCGACGCGGTCACCATCCTGGACCTGGACACCCCGCCGCCGCGCCTGCTCGACCGGTACGCGCTGCTGCTGGAGCTACGCGGCCGGCGGCTGCACTCCTGGTCGCTCGAGGGGCACGCCGAGGTGGGCACCGCCGACCAGCTCGACCCCGCCGACGCCGAGGCGGTCGCCCGACGGGTGGCGCCACTGCGCCTGGCCGGGGCGGCACGTGGCCCGGACGCACCGCTCCAGGCCGAGCTGGGCCTGCCCGAACTGCTCGGCCTCGGCGACCCGGAGAGCTTCACCGCCGAGCAGGGCTGGACGCCGCGCTCGGCCCGGGACCGGTTGCGGGTGCCGATCGGGGTGGGGGCCGACGGCGGCGCCATCGAGCTGGACCTCAAGGAGTCCGCCCAGGACGGGATGGGCCCGCACGGCCTGCTCATCGGAGCCACCGGCTCCGGCAAGTCCGAGCTGCTGCGCACGCTGGTGCTGGGTTTGGCCGTCACGCACAGCTCCGAACAGCTCAACTTCGTGCTTGTCGATTTCAAGGGCGGCGCCACCTTCGCCTCGTTCGACCGGCTGCCGCACACCGCTGCGGTGATCACCAACCTGGCCGACGCGCTGCCCCTGGTCGACCGGATGGTGGACGCGATAAACGGGGAGCTGATCCGCCGCCAGGAGCTGCTGCGGCGCGCCGGCAACTTCGCCAGCGTGCGCGACTACGAACGGGCCCGGGCGGCCGGCAGCCCGCTGGCCCCGCTGCCGTCCCTGCTGCTGATCTGCGACGAGTTCTCCGAGCTGCTCTCCGCGAAACCCGATTTCATCGACCTGTTCGTGCAGATCGGCCGGCTGGGCCGGTCACTCGGCGTGCACCTGCTCCTCGCCAGCCAGCGCCTGGAGGAGGGACGCCTGCGGGGGCTCGACACCCACCTGTCGTACCGGATCGGGCTGCGGACCTTCTCCGCACTGGAATCCAGGACCGTGCTCGGGGTGCCGGACGCGCACGAGCTGCCCCGCTCGCCGGGCCACGGCTACCTGCGCGCCGGCACGGACCCGCTGGCCCGGTTCCGGGCCGCGTACGTCTCCGGCCCGGTCCGCCGCCGGGCCACGCCGACCGGCGCCACCGGCGGGGGCGGTGCCCGCCTGCTCGCCTTCACCACCCACGTCGTTCCCGTCGCCGAGCCGGTCAGCTCGACCGCGCCCGTCGTGGCGGAGGAGGAGAGCGGCCGGGAGACCCTGATCGACCTGCTGGTCGACCGGCTCGTCGGGCAGGGCCCGCCCGCGCACCAGGTCTGGCTCCCGCCGCTCGGCCAGCCGCCGGCCCTGGACGATCTGCTCGGCCCGGTCGAAATGGACCCGGCGCGCGGGCTCACCGTGGGCAACCCGGAGCTGCACGGCGCGCTCGGGGTGCCGGTGGCCGTGGTGGACAGGCCGCTGGAACAGCGTCGGGACCTGCTCTGGCTGGCGCTGGACGGCGCGGCCGGGCACGTCGCGGTGGTCGGTGCGCCGCAGAGCGGCAAGTCCACCGCGCTGCGCACGCTGATCTGCGCGCTGGCACTCACCCACACCCCGGCCGAGGTGCAGATCTACTGCCTCGACTTCGGCGGTGGAGGGCTGGCCGCACTGCGCGACCTGCCGCACGTGGGCGGGGTGACCGGCCGCGCCGACCCGACGGCGGTGCGGCGCACAGTCGGCGAAATGACCACCCTGCTGGCCGATCGGGAACGCCGCTTCGCCGAGCTGGGTGTGGAGTCGATGGCCGCGTATCGGCAGCGCCGGGCCGCGGCGGGTGCGGCCAGCCAGCCGGGCGCCGACCCGTTCGGCGACGTGTTCCTGGTGATCGACGGCTGGACCACTGTGCGCGGCGAGTACGACGACCTGGAGCCACTGGTCACCGAGCTGGCCACCCGGGGCCTGTCGTACGGGCTGCACGTGGTGGCCACGGCGCTGCGCTGGCTGGACTTCCGGCCGGCGATCCGGGACCTGTTCGGCTCCCGGCTGGAGCTGCGCCTCGGCGACCCGGCCGACTCGCTGGTGGCCCGGCGGGCGGCGGCGAACGTTCCGGAGCGGTCCGGACGGGGAGTCACCGCGGAGAGCCTGCACTTCCTCACCGCGCTACCCCAGCTCGCCGCCGGGAGCGGTGACACCGCCGACCTGGTCAAGCAGGTCGCCGGCAGTTGGTCGGGCCGTCCGGCGCCCCGGGTGCGGCTGCTGCCGCCGGTGCTGCCGTACGCCGAGCTGGATCTCGCGGCGACGACCGGGTTGCGGCTGCCGATCGGTATCGCCGAGGCGGACCTGCGCCCGGTGGTGCTCGACTTCGCCATCGAGCCGCACTTCGTGGTCTTCGGGGACGCGGAGTGCGGCAAGTCGTCGTTCCTGCGCGCGCTGGCCACCTCGATCATCACCCGGTTCACCCCGGAGCAGGCCCGGGTGATCCTGGTCGACTACCGGCGCAGCCTGCTCGGCGCCATCGAGACGCCGCACCTGATCGGCTACGGCACCGCTGCGGCGCACACCGCAGACCTCGTCGAGTCGGCGGCCGGCTACCTGGAGCGGCGGGCTCCGGGGCCGGAGGTCACCCCGCAGCAGCTGCGCGACCGGTCCTGGTGGTCCGGGCCGGAGCTCTTCGTGCTTGTGGACGACTACGACCTGGTGGCGGCCGGGCCGGCGAACCCGTTGCGGGCCCTTGAGGAGCACCTGCCGCACGCCCGCGACGTCGGCCTGCACCTGGTGCTGGCCCGCCGCTCCGGCGGCGCGGGCCGGGCCCAGTACGAGTCCATCGTGCAGCGACTGCGGGAGCTGTCCACGGCCGGCCTGGTGATGGCGGGCAGCCCGGAGGAGGGCGCGCTGGTCGGCCCGGTCCGGCCCGGGCCGCTGCCACCGGGCCGTGGTCGGTTGGTCACCCGGCGGGAGGGCGTACGCCTGGTCCAGCTCGCTCAGCTGCCGCCGCCGTGA